A genome region from Pseudomonas sp. N3-W includes the following:
- a CDS encoding AraC family transcriptional regulator has protein sequence MLSQRLLDGKITLQLLPRAAYSARDPARWRTLGITLERQQGVHAIDSDRRVDFDTLPGVLAYTPRGVEVFSESGSGGEYLLLQLDDSFAGQHLPPVNHRLQSAGNRQALRLAHEVRRLMLAAQVDRLALEQCALGFVDLTGSDIAKPQRSRPKALIEVLDQIAEHFHEPLTLEQLAATYGQNELRLLRDFTRVIGLTPHAYLVEVRLQAARQMIERTDLPLSSIALDAGFAHQSHMGSAFRKHLAMTPSQYRSRF, from the coding sequence ATGCTGAGCCAACGCCTGCTGGACGGCAAAATCACCCTGCAACTGTTGCCGCGTGCCGCCTACAGCGCCCGTGACCCGGCGCGATGGCGCACACTGGGCATCACCCTGGAACGCCAGCAGGGCGTGCACGCGATCGACAGTGACCGGCGGGTGGATTTCGACACCTTGCCCGGCGTGCTGGCGTACACGCCGAGGGGCGTCGAGGTGTTTTCCGAGTCGGGCAGTGGCGGTGAGTACCTGCTGCTGCAACTGGATGACTCGTTCGCAGGGCAGCATCTGCCCCCGGTGAATCATCGCCTGCAGTCTGCCGGCAATCGACAGGCGTTGCGCCTGGCCCACGAGGTGCGGCGGCTGATGCTCGCTGCGCAGGTGGACCGCTTGGCGCTGGAACAGTGCGCTTTGGGTTTTGTCGACCTGACCGGCTCGGACATCGCCAAGCCACAGCGCTCTCGGCCGAAAGCGTTGATTGAGGTGCTGGACCAGATCGCCGAACACTTTCACGAGCCCTTGACGCTTGAGCAGTTGGCCGCCACCTATGGGCAGAACGAGCTGCGTTTGCTGCGCGATTTCACCCGGGTTATCGGCCTCACGCCCCATGCCTATCTGGTTGAAGTCCGGCTTCAGGCCGCCCGCCAGATGATCGAACGTACCGATCTGCCCCTGTCCAGCATCGCCCTGGATGCCGGTTTCGCACATCAGTCGCACATGGGCAGCGCCTTTCGCAAGCACCTGGCCATGACCCCCAGCCAATACCGCTCACGCTTTTAG
- a CDS encoding aspartate/glutamate racemase family protein has product MRTIGLIGGMSWESSVEYYRLINQQVRDRLGPLRSAQLLMYSVDFGPVEQAQHAGRWDDAAAILVDAARRLEAGGADCVVLCTNTMHKVAGQIQAAIGIPFLHIADPTGDAAVAAGALKVGLLGTAFTMEQDFIKDRLAAKGLTVLVPDAEERAAVHRIIYDELCVGVISEDSRRVYQQVIESLAERGAQAIILGCTEITLLIKPEHSELPLLDTTELHARAAVGFALGE; this is encoded by the coding sequence ATGCGTACCATCGGCCTTATCGGCGGCATGAGCTGGGAGTCCAGCGTCGAATATTATCGCCTCATCAACCAGCAGGTCCGCGACCGTCTCGGGCCGTTGCGTTCGGCACAATTGCTAATGTACAGCGTCGACTTCGGGCCTGTCGAACAGGCTCAGCACGCCGGGCGCTGGGACGATGCGGCGGCGATTCTGGTGGATGCCGCGCGCAGGCTGGAGGCCGGTGGCGCCGACTGCGTGGTGCTGTGTACCAACACCATGCACAAGGTAGCCGGGCAGATTCAGGCGGCCATCGGCATTCCGTTTCTGCACATCGCCGACCCGACTGGCGACGCGGCTGTGGCGGCGGGTGCGCTGAAAGTCGGCTTACTGGGCACCGCGTTTACCATGGAACAGGATTTCATCAAGGACCGGCTGGCGGCCAAGGGCTTGACGGTGCTGGTGCCGGACGCTGAAGAACGGGCGGCGGTGCACCGGATCATCTACGACGAGTTGTGTGTCGGGGTGATCAGCGAGGACTCGCGACGGGTGTATCAGCAGGTCATTGAATCGCTGGCTGAACGCGGGGCTCAGGCAATTATTCTGGGGTGTACTGAAATTACACTGCTGATCAAGCCGGAGCACAGTGAATTGCCGTTGCTCGATACCACAGAACTGCATGCGCGGGCGGCGGTCGGGTTTGCGTTGGGGGAGTGA
- a CDS encoding GNAT family N-acetyltransferase: MPDAITLARFNESHIEGITALYNDPLITRQVLQMPFQSTEVWRKRLAPDNERVVQLVALHQGNVIGNLGLEQFSRIRRSHAGSIGMAVAREWQGKGVGSMLLAAALDVADNWMNLRRVELSVYADNEAAIGLYRKFGFVEEGLFRDHAVRDGRLVDTLSMARLRSMPQT; the protein is encoded by the coding sequence ATGCCCGACGCCATCACCCTCGCACGCTTCAACGAATCCCACATCGAGGGGATTACCGCGCTCTACAACGACCCGCTGATCACCCGCCAGGTGCTGCAAATGCCGTTTCAGTCCACCGAAGTCTGGCGCAAACGCCTGGCGCCGGATAACGAGCGGGTGGTGCAACTGGTGGCGCTGCATCAGGGCAACGTCATCGGCAACCTGGGCCTTGAGCAATTCTCGCGGATCCGCCGCAGCCACGCCGGCAGCATTGGCATGGCCGTGGCGCGGGAATGGCAGGGCAAGGGCGTGGGCTCGATGTTGCTGGCGGCGGCGCTGGACGTGGCCGATAACTGGATGAACCTGCGGCGGGTCGAACTGTCGGTGTACGCCGATAATGAGGCGGCCATCGGCCTGTACCGCAAGTTCGGTTTTGTGGAGGAGGGCCTGTTTCGCGACCACGCGGTACGCGATGGCAGGCTGGTGGATACGCTGAGCATGGCGCGGTTGCGCAGCATGCCCCAAACCTGA
- a CDS encoding ATP-binding protein has protein sequence MFRILFRLYLVTIVSFSAAIYLVPDLVIKVFHERFVTYNLDYSRGLQTLIVRQFHAVPEAQWPALAAEMDSDFQPLHIVLTRKDDDAFTLYERERLQAGENIVRIGDWGWRTLAVAPLNEQMAVQMVVPPDPMDVSLLYWSINVLIGATMLACLLLWLRPHWRDLERLKSTAERFGKGHLSERTQIAKSSNIGSLANVFDTMAGDIENLLNQQRDLLNAVSHELRTPLTRLDFGLALALSEDLPVASRERLQGLVGHIRELDELVLELLSYSRLQNPARVPEQVEVLLDEFIDSILGSVDDELESPDIVIDVLLHGQLERFSLDPRLTARAIQNLLRNAMRYCEKRIQIGVRVCPKGCEIWVDDDGIGIPDDERERIFEPFYRLDRSRDRATGGFGLGLAISRRALEAQGGTLTVEASPLGGARFRLWLPTPV, from the coding sequence ATGTTCAGAATCCTTTTCCGCCTGTACCTGGTGACCATCGTTTCGTTCAGCGCGGCGATCTACCTGGTGCCGGACCTGGTGATCAAGGTGTTCCATGAGCGCTTTGTCACCTACAACCTCGATTACTCGCGTGGTTTGCAAACCCTGATCGTCCGCCAGTTCCATGCCGTGCCCGAAGCGCAATGGCCGGCGCTGGCGGCCGAGATGGACAGTGACTTCCAGCCGCTGCACATCGTGCTGACGCGCAAGGACGACGACGCATTCACCCTGTACGAACGCGAACGCCTGCAAGCCGGCGAGAACATAGTGCGCATCGGTGACTGGGGCTGGCGCACGCTGGCGGTGGCACCGCTCAACGAGCAGATGGCGGTGCAGATGGTGGTGCCGCCGGACCCGATGGACGTCAGCCTGTTGTACTGGAGCATCAACGTACTGATCGGCGCGACCATGCTTGCCTGCCTGCTGCTGTGGCTGCGCCCGCACTGGCGCGACCTGGAACGTCTGAAAAGCACCGCCGAACGCTTCGGCAAAGGCCATCTGAGTGAACGCACGCAGATTGCCAAAAGCTCCAACATCGGCAGCCTGGCCAACGTGTTCGACACCATGGCCGGCGACATTGAAAACCTGCTCAACCAGCAGCGCGACCTGCTGAATGCGGTGTCTCACGAATTGCGCACACCGTTGACGCGCCTGGATTTCGGCCTGGCCCTGGCGCTGTCCGAAGACTTGCCGGTCGCCAGCCGCGAGCGCCTGCAAGGCCTGGTCGGACACATTCGCGAGCTGGATGAGCTGGTGCTGGAATTGCTCTCCTACAGCCGCCTGCAAAACCCGGCGCGTGTGCCGGAACAGGTCGAAGTGCTGCTGGACGAGTTTATCGACAGCATTCTGGGCAGCGTCGACGATGAACTGGAGTCCCCGGACATCGTCATCGACGTGCTGCTGCATGGCCAGCTAGAACGCTTCTCCCTCGACCCGCGCCTGACCGCCCGGGCGATTCAGAACCTGCTGCGCAACGCCATGCGCTACTGCGAAAAGCGCATTCAGATTGGCGTGCGGGTCTGTCCCAAAGGCTGTGAAATCTGGGTCGATGACGACGGCATCGGCATTCCGGACGATGAGCGTGAGCGGATTTTCGAACCGTTCTACCGCCTGGACCGCAGCCGTGACCGGGCTACCGGTGGTTTTGGCCTCGGTTTGGCCATCAGCCGCCGGGCGCTGGAGGCCCAGGGCGGGACGCTGACCGTAGAAGCATCGCCGCTGGGAGGGGCGCGTTTCCGGTTGTGGTTGCCGACGCCGGTCTGA
- a CDS encoding response regulator transcription factor — protein MPNILLVEDDTALSELIASYLERNGYCVSVISRGDHVRERARVNPPDLVILDLMLPGLDGLQVCRLLRADSATLPILMLTARDDSHDQVLGLEMGADDYVTKPCEPRVLLARVRTLLRRSSLSEPLTANDRILMGNLCIDLSERTVTWREQLVELSSGEYNLLVVLARHAGEVLSRDQILQRLRGIEFNGTDRSVDVAISKLRRKFDDHAGEARKIKTVWGKGYLFSRSEWEC, from the coding sequence ATGCCCAACATCCTCCTGGTCGAAGACGACACCGCGCTCTCCGAACTGATCGCCAGCTACCTGGAACGCAACGGCTACTGCGTCAGTGTGATCAGCCGTGGCGATCACGTGCGTGAACGCGCCCGGGTCAATCCGCCGGACCTGGTGATCCTCGACCTGATGTTGCCGGGCCTCGACGGTCTGCAAGTCTGCCGCCTGCTGCGTGCGGATTCGGCAACGCTGCCAATCCTGATGCTCACTGCCCGTGACGACAGCCATGATCAAGTGCTGGGCCTGGAAATGGGTGCCGACGACTACGTCACCAAACCCTGCGAGCCACGGGTGCTGCTGGCCCGCGTGCGTACCTTGTTGCGCCGCAGCAGCCTCAGCGAACCGCTGACCGCCAACGACCGGATCCTGATGGGCAACCTGTGCATCGACTTGTCCGAACGCACCGTGACCTGGCGCGAGCAACTGGTGGAGCTGTCCAGCGGCGAGTACAACCTGCTGGTGGTGCTGGCCCGGCATGCCGGTGAAGTGCTGAGCCGCGACCAGATTCTGCAACGTCTGCGCGGGATCGAATTCAACGGCACCGACCGTTCGGTGGACGTGGCAATCTCCAAGCTGCGGCGCAAGTTCGACGACCACGCCGGCGAAGCGCGCAAGATCAAGACCGTGTGGGGCAAGGGTTATCTGTTCAGCCGCTCCGAGTGGGAATGCTGA
- a CDS encoding efflux RND transporter periplasmic adaptor subunit: protein MSKNLLATLSLMVLALTLSACDKSSTAEEKAPLATVRIETIEARPLTINSELSGRIAAPRIAEVRARVAGVVLQRTFHEGSDVKKGDVLFRIDPAPFKADLDSAQAALRKAEANAYQAKLQEQRYSQLIEGNAVSGQDYDNARASVRQTAADVAANKAAVERAKLNLGYATVTAPISGRVGRALVTEGALVGQNETTPLALIQQLNPIHADLTQSTRELNDLRRAFRSGQLQQVGQDQAKATLIQDDGSLYPLPGKLLFADISVDPGTGQIILRSEFPNPDLDLLPGSFVRVRLEQAVNREGISVPQRAISRDSAGIAHVLLLDSEQRVGLQPVELGAVQNDRWIINGGLKSGDRIVVEGLQHAKPGEKVQIDDTPLPLAQTSGQ, encoded by the coding sequence ATGTCAAAGAATCTGCTTGCCACGCTCAGCCTGATGGTTCTGGCCTTGACGCTGAGCGCCTGTGACAAGTCCTCGACCGCCGAGGAAAAGGCGCCCCTGGCCACCGTGCGCATCGAAACCATAGAGGCCCGGCCCCTGACCATCAACAGCGAATTGAGCGGGCGGATTGCCGCGCCGCGTATCGCCGAAGTCCGCGCCCGGGTAGCCGGCGTCGTGCTGCAACGCACCTTCCATGAAGGCAGCGACGTAAAAAAGGGCGATGTGCTGTTTCGCATCGACCCGGCGCCGTTCAAGGCTGACCTGGACAGCGCCCAGGCGGCCTTGCGCAAGGCCGAGGCCAATGCGTATCAGGCGAAGTTGCAGGAGCAGCGTTATTCGCAGTTGATCGAAGGCAATGCCGTCAGCGGCCAGGACTACGACAACGCCCGCGCCAGCGTCCGGCAAACCGCCGCCGACGTGGCGGCCAATAAAGCCGCCGTGGAACGGGCGAAGCTGAACCTCGGTTACGCCACCGTCACCGCGCCGATTTCCGGGCGCGTGGGCCGAGCGCTGGTCACCGAAGGCGCGCTGGTTGGCCAGAACGAAACCACGCCGCTGGCGCTGATCCAGCAGTTGAACCCGATCCATGCCGACCTGACCCAGTCGACTCGCGAACTCAACGACCTGCGCCGCGCGTTCCGCTCCGGCCAGTTGCAACAGGTCGGTCAGGACCAGGCCAAAGCCACGCTGATTCAGGACGATGGCAGCCTGTACCCGCTGCCGGGCAAGCTGCTGTTCGCCGACATCAGTGTCGATCCGGGCACCGGCCAGATCATCCTGCGCAGCGAGTTCCCCAACCCGGACCTCGACCTGCTGCCCGGCAGCTTTGTGCGGGTGCGACTAGAGCAAGCGGTGAACCGCGAAGGCATCAGCGTGCCGCAACGGGCCATTTCCCGTGACAGCGCCGGCATCGCCCACGTGCTGTTGCTCGACAGCGAGCAACGGGTCGGCTTGCAGCCGGTCGAGCTGGGCGCGGTGCAGAACGATCGCTGGATCATCAACGGCGGCCTCAAGTCCGGCGACCGCATCGTCGTCGAGGGTTTGCAGCACGCCAAGCCCGGCGAAAAAGTCCAGATCGACGACACCCCTCTTCCCCTCGCCCAGACTTCCGGGCAGTAA
- a CDS encoding efflux RND transporter permease subunit, producing MPQFFIDRPVFAWVVALFILLAGALAIPQLPVAQYPDVAPPQIEIYAVYPGASAQTVDESVVSLIEEELNGADHLLYFESQSSLGSATIKATFQPGTNPEMAQVDVQNRLKVVESRLPQAVNQQGLQVEKVSSGFLLLITLTSSDGKLDDVALSDYLARNVMNEIKRLDGVGKAQLYGAERAMRIWIDPRKLIGFNLTPADVNAAIVAQNAQVSAGSIGDLPTRSTQEITATILVKGQLSTPEEFADIVLKANPDGSTVRIGDVARVEIGSQDYQFGTRLNGKPSTAVSVQLAPGANALSTATLVRAKMDELARYFPAGVEYKIPYDTSPFVKVSITKVVYTLGEAMLLVFAVMFLFLQNIRYTLIPTLVVPVALMGTFATMLALGFSINVLTMFGMVLAIGILVDDAIVVVENVERIMVSEGLSPKEATRKAMKQITGAIIGITLVLVAVFIPMAFMQGSVGVIYRQFSLSMATSILFSAFLALTLTPALCATLLKPIAKGEHHEKGGFFGWFNRRFEQLTVRYQGWVAYALKRTGRYLLIYGVLLIGLGVCFSRLPSSFLPVEDQGYTITDIQLPPGASKNRTVQVVEQIEAHNAKEPGVGDTTAILGFSFSGSGQNAALAFTTLKDWSQRGHDDSASSIADRANAALSQIKDAMVFSVLPPPVDGLGTSSGFEFRLQDRGGLGHATLMAAREQLLAAAEKSPVLTNVRESALAEAPQVQLEVDRKQANALGISFADIGNVLSTAVGSSYINDFPNQGRMQRVVVQAEGDQRSQVADLLKIHVRNNAGKMVPLSAFVQAKWTQGPAQLTRYNGYPAISISGEPAPGHSTGEAMAEIERLVAQGPAGLGQEWTGLSLQERLSGSQAPILLGLSLLIVFLCLAALYESWSIPTSVLLVVPLGVLGAVLAVTLRGMPNDVFFKVGLITIIGLSAKNAILIIEFAKSLYDEGHDLIDATLQAARLRLRPIVMTSLAFILGVVPLAIATGASSASQQAIGTGVIGGMITATLAVLFVPVFFVVVMKLVGKRHKNL from the coding sequence ATGCCGCAGTTCTTTATCGACCGCCCGGTGTTCGCCTGGGTCGTCGCCCTGTTCATCCTGCTGGCCGGCGCCTTGGCCATCCCGCAGTTGCCGGTGGCGCAGTACCCCGATGTCGCGCCGCCGCAGATCGAAATCTATGCCGTGTACCCAGGCGCCTCGGCGCAGACCGTGGACGAAAGCGTGGTCAGCCTGATCGAGGAAGAACTCAACGGCGCCGATCACCTGTTGTATTTCGAATCCCAGAGCAGCCTCGGCAGCGCCACGATCAAGGCCACGTTCCAGCCGGGTACCAACCCGGAAATGGCCCAGGTGGATGTGCAAAACCGCCTGAAAGTGGTGGAGTCACGCCTGCCGCAAGCAGTAAATCAGCAGGGTTTGCAGGTGGAGAAAGTCTCCTCCGGCTTCCTGCTGCTGATCACCCTCACCTCCAGCGACGGCAAGCTCGACGACGTGGCGCTCAGCGACTACCTGGCGCGCAACGTGATGAACGAAATCAAGCGTCTGGACGGCGTCGGCAAGGCGCAGCTGTATGGCGCCGAACGGGCGATGCGGATCTGGATCGACCCGCGCAAGCTGATCGGTTTCAACCTGACCCCGGCTGACGTGAATGCCGCCATCGTCGCGCAGAACGCGCAGGTGTCGGCGGGCAGCATCGGCGATCTGCCGACCCGCAGCACCCAGGAAATCACAGCAACCATTCTGGTCAAGGGCCAGTTGTCGACGCCTGAAGAGTTCGCCGACATCGTGCTCAAGGCCAACCCCGACGGTTCCACCGTGCGCATCGGCGACGTGGCGCGGGTGGAGATCGGCAGCCAGGACTACCAGTTCGGCACCCGTCTGAACGGCAAGCCATCCACCGCCGTCAGCGTGCAGCTGGCGCCGGGGGCCAATGCTCTCAGCACCGCAACGCTGGTGCGGGCGAAGATGGACGAGCTGGCGCGCTACTTCCCGGCGGGCGTGGAATACAAGATCCCGTACGACACCTCGCCGTTCGTCAAAGTCTCGATCACCAAAGTGGTGTACACCCTCGGTGAGGCGATGCTGCTGGTGTTTGCGGTGATGTTCCTGTTCCTGCAGAACATCCGCTACACGCTGATCCCGACACTGGTGGTGCCGGTGGCGCTGATGGGCACCTTTGCGACCATGCTCGCGCTGGGTTTTTCGATCAACGTGCTGACCATGTTCGGCATGGTGCTGGCCATCGGCATTCTGGTGGACGACGCCATTGTGGTGGTGGAGAACGTCGAGCGGATCATGGTCAGCGAGGGCCTGTCGCCCAAAGAGGCCACGCGCAAGGCCATGAAGCAGATCACTGGCGCGATCATCGGTATCACCCTGGTACTGGTGGCGGTGTTCATCCCGATGGCGTTCATGCAGGGCTCGGTCGGGGTGATTTACCGCCAGTTCTCCCTGTCGATGGCCACCTCGATCCTGTTCTCGGCGTTCCTCGCCCTGACCTTGACCCCGGCGCTGTGTGCAACGCTGCTCAAGCCTATTGCCAAGGGCGAACATCACGAAAAAGGCGGTTTCTTCGGCTGGTTCAACCGCCGCTTCGAGCAATTGACCGTGCGTTATCAGGGCTGGGTCGCCTATGCGCTGAAGCGCACCGGGCGATATCTGTTGATCTACGGCGTGCTGTTGATCGGTCTGGGCGTGTGCTTCAGCCGTCTGCCCTCCTCGTTTCTGCCGGTGGAAGATCAGGGTTACACCATCACCGACATCCAGCTGCCACCGGGCGCGAGCAAGAACCGCACGGTGCAGGTGGTGGAACAGATCGAAGCGCACAACGCCAAGGAACCGGGCGTGGGCGATACCACGGCCATTCTCGGCTTCAGCTTCTCCGGCAGCGGGCAGAACGCCGCACTGGCGTTCACCACGCTCAAGGACTGGTCGCAGCGCGGGCACGATGATTCGGCCAGTTCAATTGCCGACCGGGCGAACGCCGCCCTGAGCCAGATCAAGGACGCCATGGTCTTCTCTGTGCTGCCGCCTCCAGTCGATGGCCTGGGCACCTCCAGCGGTTTCGAGTTCCGCTTGCAGGATCGCGGCGGCCTCGGCCATGCCACGCTCATGGCGGCACGCGAGCAACTGCTGGCCGCTGCCGAGAAAAGTCCGGTCCTGACGAATGTACGCGAAAGCGCCCTGGCCGAAGCGCCGCAGGTGCAGCTTGAAGTGGACCGTAAACAGGCCAACGCCCTGGGCATTTCCTTTGCCGACATTGGCAACGTGCTGTCGACGGCGGTCGGTTCCAGCTACATCAACGACTTCCCCAATCAGGGGCGGATGCAGCGGGTGGTGGTGCAAGCCGAAGGCGATCAGCGCAGCCAGGTGGCTGACCTGCTGAAAATTCACGTACGCAACAACGCCGGAAAAATGGTGCCGCTGTCGGCATTCGTCCAGGCCAAATGGACGCAGGGCCCGGCGCAACTGACCCGCTACAACGGCTATCCGGCGATCAGCATTTCCGGTGAACCGGCCCCCGGCCACAGTACCGGTGAAGCCATGGCGGAAATCGAACGACTGGTGGCGCAAGGGCCGGCGGGATTGGGCCAGGAATGGACCGGGTTGTCGCTGCAAGAGCGGCTGTCCGGCAGTCAGGCGCCGATCCTGCTGGGCCTGTCGCTGCTGATCGTGTTCCTGTGCCTGGCGGCGCTGTATGAGAGCTGGTCGATTCCGACCTCGGTGCTGCTGGTGGTGCCACTGGGTGTACTCGGTGCAGTGCTGGCGGTGACGTTGCGCGGGATGCCCAACGACGTGTTCTTCAAGGTCGGGCTGATCACCATCATCGGTTTGTCGGCGAAGAACGCGATCCTGATCATCGAGTTCGCCAAGAGCCTGTATGACGAAGGCCACGACCTGATCGATGCGACCCTGCAAGCGGCACGCCTGCGCTTGCGGCCGATCGTGATGACGTCGCTGGCGTTCATCCTCGGCGTGGTGCCGCTGGCGATTGCCACGGGCGCCAGCTCGGCGAGCCAGCAGGCCATCGGCACCGGGGTGATCGGCGGGATGATCACCGCGACACTGGCGGTGCTGTTTGTGCCGGTGTTCTTTGTGGTGGTGATGAAACTGGTGGGCAAGCGCCACAAGAACCTCTGA
- a CDS encoding DUF1345 domain-containing protein, which translates to MPFLARTHPRLSAATVLGLGVGILVPADTLISKILIGWNAGVWTYLVLMLWLTIRAKAPDVKRIAEVEDENAGLVLFVVCIAALASLATITLELVGTKDLDTTHKLLHYGFTAATVIGSWLLIGMIFSVHYARLFYTWNGKEPALRFAEGLTTPNYWDFLYFSFTIGVAVQTADVGVGTRTMRKIVLAQSLIGFLFNTAILGFSINIAAGLFG; encoded by the coding sequence ATGCCCTTCCTCGCCCGCACCCACCCTCGCCTGTCCGCCGCCACCGTTCTCGGTCTCGGCGTCGGCATCCTGGTACCCGCCGACACGCTGATCAGCAAAATCCTCATCGGCTGGAACGCCGGGGTCTGGACGTATCTGGTGTTGATGCTCTGGCTGACCATCCGCGCCAAGGCGCCGGACGTGAAGCGCATCGCCGAGGTCGAGGACGAAAATGCCGGGCTGGTGTTGTTCGTGGTGTGTATTGCGGCCTTGGCCAGTCTGGCGACCATCACCCTGGAACTGGTCGGCACCAAAGACCTGGACACCACCCACAAGCTGCTGCACTACGGGTTTACCGCTGCGACGGTGATCGGCTCCTGGCTGTTGATCGGGATGATTTTCAGCGTGCACTACGCCCGGCTGTTCTACACCTGGAACGGCAAGGAACCGGCGCTGCGCTTCGCCGAAGGCCTGACCACGCCCAACTACTGGGACTTCCTGTATTTCTCGTTCACCATCGGTGTGGCGGTGCAGACGGCGGATGTCGGCGTGGGCACCCGCACCATGCGCAAGATTGTGCTGGCGCAATCGCTGATCGGCTTTCTGTTCAACACGGCGATTCTCGGCTTTTCAATCAATATCGCGGCGGGGCTGTTCGGCTGA
- a CDS encoding AraC family transcriptional regulator, whose translation MTTHNWIDLNQDADTGIETLRAHFKGHAYDPHWHDSYLVGVTEQGVQQFNCRRAKYHSTPGKVFLLEPGDIHDGDAPTEFGFTYRMLYLDPQWLERELSALFEEAPPSSQLSVANILTTDPRLATATSLAFQSLHGGELKIVRQSALDGLLEQLTRHLRWRTRQGEDPRLPLVAHRAREFLHANAHLDIGLDQLAAATGVDRFRLSRAFKAAYGLAPHAYLVQLRLSKARRLLAGGLQPAAVAMELGFADQSHLGRWFVRAYGMTPAMYRKRCSNLPDS comes from the coding sequence ATGACCACTCACAACTGGATCGACCTGAACCAGGACGCCGACACCGGCATCGAGACCCTGCGCGCGCACTTCAAAGGCCACGCCTACGACCCGCACTGGCACGACAGTTATCTGGTGGGCGTCACCGAACAGGGCGTGCAGCAGTTCAATTGCCGTCGGGCCAAATATCACAGCACGCCGGGCAAGGTGTTTTTGCTGGAGCCGGGCGACATTCACGACGGCGACGCACCCACCGAGTTCGGTTTCACCTACCGCATGCTGTACCTCGACCCCCAGTGGCTGGAGCGGGAACTGAGTGCCCTGTTCGAAGAAGCGCCGCCGAGCAGCCAGTTGAGTGTTGCCAACATCCTGACCACCGACCCGCGACTGGCCACCGCCACCAGCCTGGCCTTCCAGAGCTTGCATGGCGGTGAACTGAAAATCGTCCGCCAGAGTGCCCTCGACGGCTTGCTGGAACAACTGACCCGGCACCTGCGCTGGCGCACCCGCCAGGGCGAAGACCCGCGCCTGCCATTGGTGGCGCACAGGGCGCGGGAATTTCTGCACGCCAACGCCCACCTCGACATCGGACTCGATCAACTGGCGGCGGCCACCGGGGTGGATCGCTTCCGCCTGAGCCGCGCCTTCAAGGCCGCTTACGGACTGGCGCCCCACGCCTATCTGGTGCAACTGCGTCTGTCCAAGGCCCGGCGCCTGCTTGCCGGCGGCCTGCAACCGGCGGCAGTGGCCATGGAATTGGGCTTTGCCGATCAGAGTCATCTTGGGCGCTGGTTCGTTCGCGCTTATGGCATGACGCCGGCGATGTACCGCAAGCGTTGCTCAAATCTTCCAGACAGCTGA
- a CDS encoding LysE family translocator → MLSSFPTLLPFLLFAMVASITPGPTNILILSNSARYGLAAAVPIIFGACASAAILVLLVGSGAGSWLTSLPGVQATMQWGGVAWLSYLAWRIFRAPAEAISARDNQPRLSMAGAAGLQWINPKTWMMALVVVSVFAGAGEQRLLHVASLSLVFFLISLPCLGVWALLGAGSARWLHSPKAMQRFNRLMALLLLVSAWASLWV, encoded by the coding sequence ATGCTGTCCTCTTTCCCGACGTTGCTGCCTTTTCTGCTGTTCGCCATGGTCGCTTCGATCACCCCCGGCCCGACCAATATCCTGATATTGAGCAACAGCGCCCGCTACGGCCTGGCGGCGGCGGTGCCGATCATCTTTGGCGCCTGTGCCAGTGCGGCCATCCTGGTGTTGCTGGTGGGCAGCGGCGCAGGCTCCTGGCTGACCTCGCTGCCCGGGGTGCAAGCGACGATGCAATGGGGCGGCGTGGCCTGGCTCAGTTATCTGGCGTGGCGGATTTTTCGCGCGCCGGCCGAGGCCATCAGTGCTCGGGACAATCAGCCCAGGCTCAGCATGGCGGGCGCCGCCGGCCTGCAATGGATCAACCCGAAAACCTGGATGATGGCGCTGGTGGTGGTCAGCGTTTTCGCCGGAGCTGGCGAGCAGCGTCTGCTGCACGTGGCATCGCTGTCGCTGGTATTTTTCCTGATCTCCCTGCCCTGCCTTGGCGTCTGGGCCTTGCTCGGCGCCGGCTCCGCGCGCTGGTTGCACTCGCCCAAGGCGATGCAACGCTTCAACCGGTTGATGGCCCTGCTGTTGCTGGTATCGGCCTGGGCCAGCCTGTGGGTTTGA